Genomic window (Cytophagales bacterium):
TTCAGAGCAATCGCATACAAATTCATCCTTTTTTAAACCATACCCGATAAAACCGTCTTGCCTGTTCACGTACAATTTTTGAACTGCTGCCGCAACCCGCTCGGCTGCAATGGTATCAAATGTTTTAATTTCGGTTTTACGGTCCTTGTCTTTTCCATATTTCTTTAACAGCCCTTCAAAATATGTAATGGCATAATCAGTTAAATGCGCAAGGTCATGGTTTACCTGCACCATTTCTTCTTCTAATTGCTTTATCAATTCATCTGCTTTAAAAGAATCATATTTTGAAATGCGTTTTATCCTGATCTCGGTCAATTTAATAATGTCATCGCGGGTAACTTCCCTTTTTAATTGTTTTTTAAACGGATCCAACCCCTTGTCAATCGTTTCAATAACAGACTCCCACGTTTCGCATTGCTCAATATCCCTGTAGATCCTGTTTTTAATGAATATTTTTTCTAAGGAAGAAAAATGCCATTTTTCAGCCAGGCCTGCTTTTTTGATCTCTAATTCAAGTTTTAATAATTCTATTGTATTGCCGGTTGAGATCTTTAGAATTTCATCTACACTCAAAAATTGGGGTTTTGCATCAACGATCACACAGCAATTGGGTGAAACGGAAACTTCACAATCTGTGAATGCATACAAAGCGCCTATAGAAATATCAGGTGATACGCCCGCAGGTAAGTGAACCAATATTTCTACCTCTTTAGCTGTATTGTCAGTTACTTTGGTTATCCTGAGTTTCTTATTTTCACTTGCCTTGGTGATGGAATCCATCAAACCGGTAGTAGTAATGCCATAAGGAATATCTTTAATTACCAATGTCTTTTTATCCAAACCCTCGATCTTTGCTCTCAGGCGCACCTTCCCGCCCCGCTTTCCCTGGTTATAATTGCTGAAATCAGCCATTCCGCCTGCCGGGAAATCCGGAAGTACGCTGGTTTTCTTTCCTTTCAGCACATCAATAGAAGCATGGATCAGTTCATTAAAGTTGTGTGGTAATATCTTTGTAGCCAAACCAACAGCAATGCCTTCTACACCCTGGGCTAACAACATTGGGAACTTGACGGGCAAGGTTACAGGTTCATTTTTCCTGCCATCATAAGATACCTGCCACTGGGTAGTATCAGGATTAAATGCTACTTCTAATGCAAATTTTGAAAGCCTTGCCTCAATATAACGGGGCGCTGCTGCACGATCGCCAGTTCTTATATCACCCCAGTTGCCTTGGGTTTCAATCAACAGCTCTTTTTGGCCCAGGTTTACCAAGGCGTCCCCGATTGCCGCATCACCATGTGGATGGTATTGCATGGTTTGCCCGATGATATTTGCCACCTTATTAAAGCGCCCGTCATCCATCTCTTTCATTGAATGCAATATCCTGCGCTGTACAGGTTTTAAACCGTCTTCCATTGCCGGAACTGCCCGCTCAAGGATCACGTAAGAAGCATAATCCAGGAACCAGTTCTTATACATGCCATCTACGTGAGCGATTTTGTGGATCTTTTCATCAGAGGTTTGCGGTTCAGTGCCGGAATTGGTTTTTTTCATGATCGTTTATTTATATAGATTATCAATTAACAAATCAATCAACAACCTCCTTCTCCACTCTTAAATTCCCAATAATAAAATCCTGCCTCTCAGGGGTATTTTTGCCCATGTAATAGCCCAGCAAATGAGCAATTTTCACTTTTTTATCAAGGTAGATTGGCTCTAATTTGATGTTCTCACCAATGAAGGCCCCAAATTCGTCAGGTGAGATTTCACCCAGGCCTTTAAATCGCGTTATTTCAGGTTTTCCGTCTAATTTATTAATAGCTTCCTGCTTATCTTTTTCACTGTAGCAGTAAATGGTTTCTTTCTTATTTCTTACCCTGAACAGGGGCGTTTCAAGAATGTACAAATGACCATTTTTCACAAGATCAGGGAAAAATTGCAAAAAGAAAGTGAGCAAAAGCAACCGTATATGCATGCCATCCACATCAGCATCAGTAGCTATGACCACCCGGTTGTATCTGAGCTTATCCAGCCCCTCTTCAATATCCAGGGCGTGCTGCAGCAGGTTGAACTCTTCATTTTCATAAACAACATTTTTCTTCAATCCAAAACAGTTCAACGGCTTGCCTCTCAGGCTAAAAACCGCCTCTGTTTCAACGTTCCTTGACTTGGTAATGGAACCGCTGGCTGAGTCTCCCTCTGTAATAAACAACGTAGATTCAAGATGCTTTTCATGTTTATCGTCCGTGAAATGTACCCGGCAATCTCTTAATTTCTTATTGTGCAGATTGGCTTTCTTAGCACGTTCATTGGCTAATTTACGAATGCCTGCCATATCCTTCCGCTCCCGTTCTGATTGCTGGATCCGGGCCAACAATAAATCGGCAGTTTCAGGATTTTGATGCAGGTAATCGTCTAATTCTTTTTTTATAAAATCGCCTACAAAGGTGCGAATCGTAGGGCCATCCGGGCCAATGTTGTCAGAACCCAGCTTGGTTTTGGTTTGAGATTCAAAAACCGGCTCGATGATACGCACGCTGATAGCCGCTGCAATGGACGCCCTGATATCCGGAAGGTCAAAATCTTTCTTATAAAACTCCCTGAGGGTTTTGACAAACGCCTCTTTAAAAGCCGTCAGATGTGTGCCTCCCTGTATAGTATGCTGGCCGTTCACAAAAGAATAATACTCCTCTCCATATTGGTTGGTATGGCTCACTGCAATTTCTATATCATCGCCTTTCAGGTGTATAATAGGATAGCGCAGTTCTTCTACATTGACTTTTGTGGTAAGCAGGTCTAAAAGACCATTTTCAGAGAAGAATTTCTTTCCGTTAAGGTTGATGGTAAGGCCGGCATTGAGGTAAACGTAATTTCCTATCTGGTCTTCAATATATTCCTGGTTGAAATGAAATTTTTTAAACATTTCATCATCAGGCATAAAGGTGATCTTAGTGCCGTTGCGTTGAGTTGTGCTTGTGAGTTTTTGGTCTTTTTTCAGGATCCCTTTTTCAAAATCTATCTCCTTGACTTTACCTTCTCTGAAAGATTCTACTTTGAAATAGTTGGATAAGGCATTAACAGCTTTGGTACCAACACCATTCAGGCCGACTGATTTCTTAAAAACCTCACTATCATATTTGGCTCCTGTATTGATCCTTGAAACACAGTCTAACACTTTGCCAAGCGGGATACCTCTTCCGAAATCACGCACGGTTACGACTTCATCAGATATTTTAATTTCAATCGTTTTTCCGTATCCCATCACATGCTCATCAATGCAGTTATCAATGGTCTCCTTTACCAGCACATAAATACCATCATCATGCGAGGAGCCATCACCCAGCTTGCCAATATACATGCCCGGCCTTATGCGGATGTGCTCCCGCCAGTCAAGCGATATTACTTTCTCTTCGGTATAGTTTGTTTCGGGCATGGGTTATTGATCGATCAAAATGCAAAATTAAAAATTATAGATCAGGAATCCTTGAAAAACCTGCTTAAACAGAAGAAATTTATGCGAAACCTCCAAATCAAATTTATTTAGAAAAGGATTAGATAAAATAACAAGTCCTTTAGATAATTGGGATATTTAGAGTATATTTACGAGAAAAAAAGGATATTACCTGCCCGCCAGTTGCTATGCCATTGTGTTGGCAGGCGGGAATTTGTATAAGTAAAAGTATGATCATAACTATACCCGTCTAATTTGGGTGTGTAAAGGTATGATTTGGTTAAAATCATAACTATATATACTAGTTGGCGGTAATTGGGGGCGAATTCTTTGATTATGTTGACAAAGCTGATAAATTACTGAAATTGAGCCCAAACAAAACGGAAATAATGTACTTTTGAACTGGAAAATATATGATTAATAATGCAAAGATTTGAAAAAAAAGGACATACAGTATATCATGGGGATGCTATTGAAATATTGAATACTGATGTTAATAACAAAAGCGTTGACCTGATTTTCATAGACCCGCCATACAACATTGGAAAGAACTTTGACGGAAGAAAAGACAAATGGGAATATGACAAGGACTATTTGGACTGGTGCTATGAATGGCTGAAATTGTGCATAAATAAATTAAAAGATGAGGGAAGTTTATATGTAATGACTTCTACTCAATTTATTCCTTATTTTGATATTTTTCTTAGAGATAAAATAACCATTTTGTCTAGAATTGTTTGGTACTATGACAGTTCAGGTGTACAAGCAAGAAAATATTATGGTTCATTATATGAGCCAATTTTATTCTGTGTAAAAAACCCCAATAGATACACTTTCAACACAGAAGACATTTTAGTTGAGGCAAAAACGGGTGCAAAGAGAAAACTAATTGATTATAGAAAAAATCCCCCCGAACAATACAATACCAAAAAAGTACCCGGAAATGTTTGGGAATTTCCCCGTGTTAGATACAGAATGCCTGAATATGAAAATCATCCTTCTCAAAAGCCAATTGCCCTAATGGAAAGGATAATAAAAGCAAGCTCAAATGAAGGAGATATAGTGTTAGACCCGTTTTCAGGAGTATTTACAACTTCTTATGTTGCTAAACTACTCAACAGAAAATCAATTGGAATTGAGATAAGCGAAAAATATTTAAAAATTGGATTAAGGAGAGCAGGGATTACAACGGAGTATAATGGTGAAAAACTTGAAAAAGAAATTCGGACTTTTGAGACTGAGAAACTGGAGAGAGCAACTACGCTAAAACTATTTGAAGAATAAGATGGAACACGACTTTACAAAGGTGATAGAGAAAATATTGCAAAATAACTTTGGGGGTGTTGGCGAAGAAATATTTCAGAAAAGTGAATTGCTGCAATATCTCAATATCAAGACAAAGTCAGCACATAAGGGTTCTAAAGCAAGAGGGAGTTTTGGAAACATATATGCAGTTTACGTTTTAATCGAGGACTATCTTGCTCACGACTTTCACGTTGAGGCTGGGTATGATGAATACGAAGGAGCAATATTCTCTGACCTTTTCAAGCGACAAAGAGAATTGCCATTTGGAGCTAAACTTCAAAACCACGCTCTAAATCACAGAATGAATCAGGAGTTTCGCAAATACTTCCCAACTTGTGAATATGTTCCTATTATCAGAGACGCAGAATCCAGCAGATATTGGATTAATGAGAACTTACTGAAAATAAAAGCAAATAGGAACAAACACAACATTGCTTATTCTGTTATTCAAATCATTGACTCCTATATTGAAACCAAAAAAGGAGCATTTGACCGCTTTATCAAAACCATTGAGGAACTGAAAAGCATTTCAGACAAAAAACCTGAAAAGGTTTACAAATTTATCATTGGCTTACTTGCTCAAAACATAGATGCGAGAATTTTTGAAATTGTAAGCTATGCAATTCTGAAATATTTCTATCACGACCAAGTTGTTTATTTTGGTTTTGACCGAGACAATATTGAAGAACACAACCTGACACTCTACAAAACTGGCCGAACAAATGCCAATGACGGAGGAATTGACTTTGTTATGAAACCACTTGGTAGGTTTTTTCAGGTAACTGAAACAACAGACGTTAGAAAATACTTCTTGGACATTGACAAAATTCAGAGATTCCCAATTTCGTTCGTTGTTAAATCAGAAATGACGATTGACGAATTGAAAGAAAATATCAAAGAAAAGGCAGAGGAACAGTACGGAGTGAAAGCCATTGTCAAAAAATATATGGAAGCCATTGAGGAACTTTTTAACATTCAGAAAATCAAAGAATGCTTCGAGAAAGCAGTGGAATTGGGATACCAGAGACAAATTCTTGGCGAGATAATTCTTCAAAGCAAACTGGAATTTAACTACGAGGAAGAATAAAAATGAGGCGCAAAATTAAACATTTATGCTGGCCATAATCAAAACACAGAAAGATGAAAAATGACAAGATTAAAGAACATGAACTCAAAGGTGAAATAAACTATTGCGCATTTATTGACGTACTTGGATATGGCAATATAGTATTTGATGAGAACAGGTCAACTCAAGAGAAAATTAATATTCTGGTTAGTATTTACATGAATCTATTCTCCTCTATCTCATCCACAATTAAAGAAATTAATGAAAATTGCGATGACAAGATTTTTATTAAATCATTTAGTGATTCTGTTTATCTAGAAACTAAGAATTTAGAATCATTGCTTTTTGCTTGTTATCAAATCTTCAATATTGCATTCAATTATTATATCAATTTCAGTCAGAAAGAAAAATATACACCTCTATTACGAGCAGGTATAGTAAAAGACTGGTCATTGCGTATTATGGATATTGCATCTTTAACGAGACAACCATATGACCAATTTTACAAAAATGACGAATTCAATAATATTATTGGACTTGGAATAGCAAGGTCATATACAACAGCAGAAAAATCAAATCTATCCGGAATGAGATTAATAATTTCACCAGAAGTTATCGGAGATATTCAGTTGAAACCATATAAAGACACGACTTTTGAATCTTATTATTTTGACTGCCAAAATTTCATCAAATTATCTTGGCTAAAACATAATCCTAAAACAATTCCCTTATTTTTTACACCTATAAGGAAAAACGAAAAAAATCAAATTGTAAACTTATATGAAAATTGCTGGCCCGTATTTAGATATGCCTATTCAAGAAATAAAACTGACATTTTGCATCATGTAAATGAAATAATAAAAATGAAAATCAATTTTGACGAAAGGACTATGAGGCATTACATTAAGACCTCTGAAATTATTAAAAAAGCATTCCTCATAACCCTTTCCATAAACGACTCAGTATTTTCAAGGGAAACAATAGAAAGTTGTTTATCAGAACTTGAAAACATTACTGATATATAAAATTGTTTTTGAGCACAATTTTGCAATATCACGACAGACCAGAATTCGCCCCCAACTACCACCAACAATGCATAAAAAACATAGGGCTGACAAGGGTTTTAGAGAGGTTTGTACATTTTGCAAACTTTAATTTCGGTTGACTGGAAAGTAGGTTTTAATGCCCTACGTTTTTTATGCTTACCGTTGGCGTGCATTAAAAAAATGACAAGATATCTTACCATAACATTCATTTTTCTCTTTGGACTTGGTTGCTCGACAACTAAAGGACAATATACTTATGAAGTCTGTGTTCAAAAACCATCAGAAACAAGTGAAATCGTTAAAAATGAAAATATTGGTATTGCCGATACAATTGTAGCTTTTTTGTCGGGTCAAATAATAGGCAAAGGCACGAATGAACCTCTTGCTTTTGCCAATGTAATACTGACCAACCAAAGTACTGGCAAAAAGTTTGGAATGGCAACAGACACAAATGGAACTTACACAATAACAGCTCCTGCTGACGAATATGAGTTTCAAATCAATTATGTTGGATATTCGACATTTAAGAACGAATTGAAACTTGGGACAGGAGAAATAAGAGAAATTGATGTTGCACTCGGACAAGGCGGAGCTTTTGTGACCTATGAAATAAAAAGTTACAAAAAACTCAGCCGAAGGCAGTTGAACAAAAAAGCTGAAGAACTGAAGAAAGAAAAATAAAAAACGACACGCCAACAATGGGTATAAAAACATAGGGTAGACAAGTAAACACTTATCTTTGAGTTACTAAACGGCTCTTGTTTCCGGGGACAAATCCGTTTTCAATAATCCCTACGTTTTATACCCGAACCGTTGGGGTACATAAAACAATTCCGATAGACTGAAACAAAATACAGTTGCACTTCGTTAACTAATTAGTTACCTTCGCTCAGTGGAAAGACAAATTACAACTTATGGTAGCTATTTTCGCGACTTTTACGAGCGACAGGACTCGAAAACAAGAGTGAAAATTGATTACGTGCTTGACATCGTTAAACACGAAAGACAAGTACCAATTAAGTTCTTAAAACATCTTGAAGGAACTGATGGACTCTACGAAATAAGGGTCTCAACATCATCCAGAAACATCAGAATCTTTTTGCTTTTTCGACTCTGGACGGTTGGTTATCTTGACCAATTGCTTTGTTAAAAAGACACAAAAGACTCCGGGAAAAGAACTTAAACTGGCACTTAAATTAATGCAACAGTATTTTGACAGTAAACATAAAACCAAGTGATATGGAAAAATTAACAACATTCGAGGAGCATCTCGACCGACAATATGGAAAGACCGGTACTCCAAGACGTGACAAATTCGATGCTGATTCACTTGCTTTCAGAATTGGAGAAATGTTAAAAGCCGCCCGACAAGAAGCCCACATGACACAGGAGGAGCTTGCAGAAAGGACAGGAACGAAAAAGAGCTACATTTCCAGAATTGAATGTGGAAAAAGCGACATTCAGATTTCAACATTTTTCAAGCTCATCGAAAGTGGACTCGGTCGGACTATGAATATTAACATCAGATAAAGATAAAATTATCTGGACTTTTGATTTGATAGAGGAAATTCAAAAGATACCCAAATCTTATCTCAAACACATTAAAAACACGGATGGATTATATGAAATTCGTGTTCAACAAGGCGGTGACATTTTTAGAATATTTTGCTTTTTTGACGAAGGAAAACTGGTCGTGTTAACAAATGCTTTTCAGAAAAAGACGCAAAAGACGCCAAAACAAGAAATTGACAAAGCACTTAAAATAAAGGAGGAATATTATGCTGAAAAAAAATGACATTAAGACACTTGCCCAGTTCAAAGACGAACAGTACGGCAAACGTGGGACTTCTAAACGTGAGAAGTTAGAAGCTGGTTATGAAGAGTTTAAACTCGGTGCATTAATTCACGAAGCCCGAATAGAAAAAGGGATGACACAAGAAGAACTCGCAGAACGTTGTGGGACAAACAAAGCGTACATTTCACGAGTTGAAAACAACATTAAAGACGTTCGAATTTCGACATTACAAAAAATCGTAGAACTTGGTTTTGGCGGACATTTGCAACTTTCTATCATCCTCTAACATTGACGGACAGAAGAAAATCGCATATAACATCTGTAGCCCTCCCCACCAATAATGAAATAAGAGGATACTTTAGTCACTCGTGGACAGAAAAAAATGAGCAAAAAATGATAACACCAGCTAAATTCAATGCGGGTGAAGTGGCAGTTTGAAAGGTCTGTGCTTTCTACTATCTTTGTTCTCGTAGGACAAGTACGATGCTATTAATCCCGCACTGCATTTAGCCCTGTCCGTTAACTGTCAACTGCCTTGCTCATTCGTACTTCCTCAAAACCCTATCCCAATCCTCACCCCTGCCTTTGTCTCACCCTGTTGAAATGAACTAACCAAATCAACCCTGCCAATCTTTAAAATGTGCTCAATGCCTATTCCAATTTCCACATAATTCTTTGAAAGTCCGGTGTATAAATAATTAAGGCTTGCCACAGCTTGAAATTTAGTTCTTCTAAGCAGTGGGAACTTGTTCAGCACAAAACCATTAAAATGATGCTCATAATGTCCCTCAACAAAAAAGCCGGTGGTACTAAACTTGTAATAGTCCAGTAAATAAAAATGATCCTGGTCCATTGTACTGAAAATAGTCTGATTTCCCATAAAATGTTTGTAATCTATGAACTCAACTTTATTTTCATTTAAAAATGTACCTGCAGAAACATTCCAGTACCCACTGCCTAATAATTTGAGACTGAAATTATCCCTTACCAACAGGGAAAGATAGTCAAACCAAGCCCCCCTAAATCCTCCCAAAGGGGGGACTTTGCCACCGCTTTTCCCCTTTTTGTAATTGATCGTTAGCGTTGGATACTTTGAGCCAATGATGATCTTTTGGTCAGGCAAAGAATAATATTTTTGTTTGAGTCTGATCCTTATGGAAATATTTAACTGAAGATTGTTATGTTGCCTAAACTGTATGGCTGCTGAATCACCTGCTAGGATATTCGGAGTATATTCTCTATCGTCATAATCAACCCAGGTATAGCTTGTAGTATTGACAAGCGGTTTTCTTTCAGCGTATTCCAGCGAAGTATTTAGCAGCAAGCCATTGGCTATCTCTGTCCTGTATTTTATTTTGGCAAAGGATTTCTCATATATCTTCAAAAAATTTTGTTCATTAAACAAGCTGTAAAGTGAATTAACAAAAGGCGAGATTGGCTCATAAGCATTAAACTGGGTTACAAATCTGCCAAATTCAGTTGAAATGTAGGCAAACCTTTTCGGTTTGTAATAAAAGGTGGATGATAAAGTTGCGTTAAAATGTTTATTTGAAAAACCATACCTTAGAGACGGTTCTATCGTTAAAAATTTTCTATTCTCATATTCTTTGCTATATTCAGTATATAAATTCAGTGCGAATCCTTCAACGGTATTGAATTGAATATTTTGGATTAGCGGGCTGATTGAATAGTTAGTCTTTTTGTATGAATTATAATAAGAATAGCCGCCATACAAAATATCACCGGCAGAAAACCTGTTTTCTTTCTTATCTAAAGAATCCCGGTACTGTTTTGTGTTTGAGAGGACCTCAATGCTATCCTTTCTTCTATAATCTTTTACTTCCTCAATGGTCAATGGCATGGGCCTGATTTTCTTCCAATAAACCGTATCTCTTTTATTAGATCCTTTTTCAATCGCCATTATTTCATTATTGAAAAATTTAGCCCCTCCTAAATCCCCCCTTCCACTATTCCTTACAGAATCGGTGAATCGCTTCGTTTTCCTTCTCTCCGTTTCTACGATTCCCCGTTTCTCCTTTTTAGGGGGGCTTGGAGTTAGAGCGGGGCTGGCCTTGTAATTTGAATAAACTGCGACAAAATATCCCTCCCCTTTAAAACCCAAAATACTTAAAGCAAACTTAAACTTTTGAGACAGCATCATCCAGATATTGTCCTGTACAGGTGCAAAAACCTGCTTTACAATTACATAATCTAAAAATTCAATTTGTGTGCCTTTACTTAATGATAAAATTACACTTTGCAGCCTCCAGCTATCTTCTACAATGTAAATATAACCTTTAAATACAGGATCGCTCTTCCTGATGGGTGTTACTTTGATTTTGTTAATGATCACACCATTACTGCTACTGCCTGCCTGCGCCAAAGGTTCGGCAGGCAGGCTGTTATCTCTTATCGTGCCAATCAATTTATACTTGTAATAGAGCAAAGCATTGCTGGCTATGGGCGAAATAAATCCTCTTTCATTCAGTCCATCCAGCTCTATTACATTTTCATAGAAATTAACCATCATTTGAGACGCCTGATTAAAGCTGAATGCCCTATTGTCTCCGCTTACTTTTGAGGCGATCATCCTTTCTTTGACCTTATCAGGCCTTTTATAGAATAATTCCGATACCGATTCGGATAAATAAATTATGCCTGTATCAACATTCACAGCCATTCCCAATAAATTTTTGGGCGCTTTATATAATCTTTGTAAGCCTTTAATATAAACTTTACAGGAGTAAGACTCTATTTCATTGAGATGGTATTTTCGTCTTTTTATTGCGTTCCTGATAATCCGGTATGCAGGATCTTCACCTGTTGCCTTCACGACAACTTCCTTCAGCCTGTAGATCTCGGGACTAAGAGTTACATTGAATGTTTGAGTATCTGAGTAGTTAAGTGTTTGAGTTGTTTCAGAATGAACTTTATAGCCAATGTATTGAAAAAGTACTCTATGAGTCCCGGGAGGGACTACCAGATGATAATAGCCATCCTGATTTGTAGTGGTTCCGATGGAAGTGTTTTTTATATATACATTTGCAAAGGGTAAGCCCCGGCCTTTTTCACCAAGTACTTTGCCGGATATAGTTTGGGCATAAGTATCATATGAACACAGATTTAAAAAAACACAGATTACGCAGATAATCGGTGTAATCTGTGTTTTGAGAGACCCATTCATATAGCTTTTAGCTTTTAGCTGTTAGCTTTTGGCTGTTAGCTTTTGGCTGTTAGCTAACAGCTAACAGCTTTTTAATCTGTGTTATTGAAAGTATTCCCTCATCCTCTCAAAAAAACCCTTATCATTTTTGCCGGGTTTGGGGGTAAAATTTGGTGAGTCTTTGAGATTTTGCAATAATGCACGTTCCTCATTTGTCAATTGTTTCGGAGTCCAGATGTTTATATGTATGAGCTCATCACCTTTTCCATAAATGTTAATATCCTTAATACCCTTATTTTTCAGTCTCAATATCGAACCTGCCTGGGTACCCGGAGCAATTTTTATCTTAACTTTACCATCAATTGTTGGAACTTCTACATCGGTTCCAAGAGTTGCATCAATGAAACTTAAGTAAAGATCATAAACAATATTGTTGCCATCTCTTATTAACTGCGGATCTTCAATTTCTTCTATAATAATAAGCAAGTCCCCGTATTCACCTCCTTTAACAGCTGCATTACCTTTACCGTTCATTGAAAGCTGCATCTCATCGAC
Coding sequences:
- a CDS encoding carboxypeptidase-like regulatory domain-containing protein, with protein sequence MNGSLKTQITPIICVICVFLNLCSYDTYAQTISGKVLGEKGRGLPFANVYIKNTSIGTTTNQDGYYHLVVPPGTHRVLFQYIGYKVHSETTQTLNYSDTQTFNVTLSPEIYRLKEVVVKATGEDPAYRIIRNAIKRRKYHLNEIESYSCKVYIKGLQRLYKAPKNLLGMAVNVDTGIIYLSESVSELFYKRPDKVKERMIASKVSGDNRAFSFNQASQMMVNFYENVIELDGLNERGFISPIASNALLYYKYKLIGTIRDNSLPAEPLAQAGSSSNGVIINKIKVTPIRKSDPVFKGYIYIVEDSWRLQSVILSLSKGTQIEFLDYVIVKQVFAPVQDNIWMMLSQKFKFALSILGFKGEGYFVAVYSNYKASPALTPSPPKKEKRGIVETERRKTKRFTDSVRNSGRGDLGGAKFFNNEIMAIEKGSNKRDTVYWKKIRPMPLTIEEVKDYRRKDSIEVLSNTKQYRDSLDKKENRFSAGDILYGGYSYYNSYKKTNYSISPLIQNIQFNTVEGFALNLYTEYSKEYENRKFLTIEPSLRYGFSNKHFNATLSSTFYYKPKRFAYISTEFGRFVTQFNAYEPISPFVNSLYSLFNEQNFLKIYEKSFAKIKYRTEIANGLLLNTSLEYAERKPLVNTTSYTWVDYDDREYTPNILAGDSAAIQFRQHNNLQLNISIRIRLKQKYYSLPDQKIIIGSKYPTLTINYKKGKSGGKVPPLGGFRGAWFDYLSLLVRDNFSLKLLGSGYWNVSAGTFLNENKVEFIDYKHFMGNQTIFSTMDQDHFYLLDYYKFSTTGFFVEGHYEHHFNGFVLNKFPLLRRTKFQAVASLNYLYTGLSKNYVEIGIGIEHILKIGRVDLVSSFQQGETKAGVRIGIGF